The following nucleotide sequence is from Campylobacter sp. MIT 12-8780.
GGCAAAGCCACCGCTGAAATCGCATCACGAATAGCTACTGAAGTATGTGTGTAAGCTCCTGCGTTTAAAACTATGCCGTCAAATGTACCTAAGCATTCTTGAATTTTATCGACGATCTCGCCTTCAAAATTACTTTGAAAAAAGTCTATCTCTACGCCATTTTGCGAAGCAGCGATTTTCATTTGCTCGTGAATTTCTTCCATCTTCATCGCGCCATAAATCGCTGTTTCACGAAGCCCTAGCATATTAAGATTTGGACCTTGAATCACCATGATTTTCATAAATTTACCTCATCATTTATAAAATTTTAGTCTATATTATAGCAAAAGAAAACCAAATTTTTGCTAGAATTTAACTTTTAAATTAAGGTTAAATAATGTTTTTGATAAAAGCAAGATATATATTTGTTTGTGATGAAGCCTTTACTATCCTTGAAAATAAAGCTTTGTGCTTTGATGAAAAGATCATTGAGCTTGGTGAATTTGAAAAGCTGGCGTTAAAATACCCTCAAGCAAAGCTCATTCAAACCCCGCCAAATTCGCTTATCCTACCTGCTTTTATCAACCCTCACACACATTTAGAATTTAGCGCAAATGCTTATACTTTGCATTATGGAGACTTTTTAGTATGGCTTAAAAGTGTGATTAATGCTCGCTCAAATTTAAGCCAAAAAGCTAAAGAAAAGCTTATCTTAAATACCATGCGTTCTATGCTTGAAAGCGGCACAGCAACGATTGGCGAAATTTCAAGCTTTGCAAGCGATCTTACAGCTTGCGTAAAAAGCCCTATGCGTGTAGTATTTTTTAATGAAATTTTAGGTGTCAATGAAAACGCAAATGAAGCCAAAAAGCAAGATTTTTTGAAGCGATTTCACTCAAGTTTAGAGCATAAAAATGAGAATTTTATACCAGCGATTTCTTTGCATTCGCCCTATTCTTTAAACAAGGATTTAGCTTTATTTGCCCTTGATTTAGCTAAAAAATACAACCTACTTGTAAGCACGCATTTTTTAGAAAGCGATCATGAGTTTAAATGGCTTCATCACAAGGGCAAGGGCTTTGAAAAATGGTTGCGTTTTTTTGAGCCAAATCCAAAGCCAAAATTTAGCCCTCAAAGTTTTTTAGAGCTATTTAAGGGCGTAAGAACGCTTTTTACACATTGTGTGTATGTAAAAGATTTTAGTCATTTTGATAAAAACTTGCATTTTATCACGCATTGTGCTGTTTCAAATCGCTTACTAAGCAAAGCAAGATTTTCACTTAAAAAGGCTTTAAAAGCTGGTATGAACGTGCATCTTGGCACTGATGGGCTAAGCTCAAATATCTCTTTATCTATGCTTGATGAAATGAGGGCAAATTTGCTTATCCATCAAGACTTTAAGCCTCAAGATTTAGCTAAAGAGCTGCTTTTAATGGCGACTTCAAAACCAGCTAAAGCCCTAAATTTAGAGCTTGGTGAGCTAAAAGCAGGTAAGATAGCTGATATCAGCGTATTTAAGGTGCAAGAATGTGATTTGAAACAACTTCCTTTGCAGTTTGTCTTAAATGCAAAAAAGGTTGAAAAAATTTTTATTAAAGGAAAAGAATGCAGTTTTTAAAGTCTATTTTTAAGGCATTTGGTGCGTGCATAAGATATATAAATACCTATTTTAAAACCTTTGTGTTTTTATTTATCGTTGCGCTCATCCTTGTGCCAAACTCCGATTCAAAAACTTCTTTAAACAATCTTGCCAAAGTCGAGTTAAGTGGTGAAATCATTAATGTCAATACCACTCTTGAAGCGCTTAATAAACTTAAAGATGATGAAAGTATCAAAGGCGTGCTTTTTATCATTGATAGTCCGGGTGGGCTTTTTGCTCCAAGTATGGAACTGGCTCTAGCAGTAAAAGACTTACAAGCTAAAAAGCCTGTGGTGGTATATGCAAGCGGAACTATGGCAAGTGGAAGCTATTTAGCTGGAGTTAGTGCAAATGAGATCATCGCAAATCCTGCTTCTTTTATCGGCTCTATAGGCGTTATTATGCAAGGCGCTGATTTAAGCGAACTTGCAAACAAGCTTGGCATAAAGCCTCAAGTGATAAAGGCTGGCGAATATAAAGAAGCAGGC
It contains:
- the aroQ gene encoding type II 3-dehydroquinate dehydratase; its protein translation is MKIMVIQGPNLNMLGLRETAIYGAMKMEEIHEQMKIAASQNGVEIDFFQSNFEGEIVDKIQECLGTFDGIVLNAGAYTHTSVAIRDAISAVALPVIEVHISNVYRREEFRHKSLIAPVCAGSIVGFGAFGYHLALMGVLQICDQLEKLKAANNN
- the sppA gene encoding signal peptide peptidase SppA, which produces MQFLKSIFKAFGACIRYINTYFKTFVFLFIVALILVPNSDSKTSLNNLAKVELSGEIINVNTTLEALNKLKDDESIKGVLFIIDSPGGLFAPSMELALAVKDLQAKKPVVVYASGTMASGSYLAGVSANEIIANPASFIGSIGVIMQGADLSELANKLGIKPQVIKAGEYKEAGTFTRAWSGQEKAYLQELITQSYELFTEFVAKERNLKLEEKDKWANARVFLSDQAAKLGLIDELGNLEKAKKRVEELAKVENPSWKEPDALDKLLNKLNTQALSFSKELLSSLLLSSNQLEAR
- the mqnF gene encoding aminofutalosine deaminase family hydrolase — encoded protein: MFLIKARYIFVCDEAFTILENKALCFDEKIIELGEFEKLALKYPQAKLIQTPPNSLILPAFINPHTHLEFSANAYTLHYGDFLVWLKSVINARSNLSQKAKEKLILNTMRSMLESGTATIGEISSFASDLTACVKSPMRVVFFNEILGVNENANEAKKQDFLKRFHSSLEHKNENFIPAISLHSPYSLNKDLALFALDLAKKYNLLVSTHFLESDHEFKWLHHKGKGFEKWLRFFEPNPKPKFSPQSFLELFKGVRTLFTHCVYVKDFSHFDKNLHFITHCAVSNRLLSKARFSLKKALKAGMNVHLGTDGLSSNISLSMLDEMRANLLIHQDFKPQDLAKELLLMATSKPAKALNLELGELKAGKIADISVFKVQECDLKQLPLQFVLNAKKVEKIFIKGKECSF